Proteins encoded in a region of the Micromonas commoda chromosome 10, complete sequence genome:
- a CDS encoding predicted protein: MRGKGLPSLGEDAAKGGGVTFETDTMGGRLPGIPPPGSGDAFTPAQTSRRISLKRATSRRITRSVGKVAVSLRARRVFDVDTVNETYGVQLQIYFMWELPYWEQAPSEEELLKNTWLPVWVPKFRVKHQQACSSQEVTYKFIRSNDPETQPQMVLAEHLQQVQLFQPFDLSSFPGDCQGLTVDIEMEQDVAECQLVPFSDGTPLGDVLRNNCFLKDFKLLKMPARNVTRARDIFLEKLKSPRKHEPLEPTGSSKHLGFLQNAAGMGKGWNWDDSDDEGAGEHSGSGEQRGEQRGEEQTSHVEIPPPWIASLTTTDPAESRFGERFSRLLFRVHIQRKHGYYLQNVVHVLFGVATLALSSCTYPPTDIAGRHAIDFTVILTATAFKQSVASMVPNINYSTALDRYVVACFYFLFLMTGYHAVLPTLFGVGREAMQGTFEIRINEDDENEAFEYITKKKLNLMQDVDYYINIVGSCVWFVFNIWWHCAFRWKRWHGRLRYLKDADNFERGIGFLINPKEFESS, translated from the coding sequence ATGCGCGGCAAGGGGCTGCCGAGCTTGGGGGAGGATGCGGCGAAGGGGGGCGGCGTGACCTTCGAAACGGATACCATGGGCGGCCGATTGCCCGGGATTCCGCCCCccgggagcggcgacgcgttcacgCCGGCGCAGACCTCACGGAGGATCAGCCTGAAGCGCGCCACGTCCCGGAGGATCACGCGCAGCGTCGGGAAAGTCGCCGTGTCcctgcgcgcgcgacgcgtcttcgacgtcgacaccGTCAACGAGACCTACGGCGTCCAGCTTCAGATATATTTCATGTGGGAGCTGCCGTACTGGGAGCAGGCgccgtccgaggaggagctcctcaAGAACACCTGGCTGCCGGTGTGGGTACCCAAATTCCGCGTCAAGCACCAGCAGGCCTGCAGCTCGCAGGAGGTGACGTACAAGTTCATCAGGAGCAACGACCCGGAGACGCAGCCGCAGatggtcctcgccgagcatcTCCAGCAGGTCCAGCTGTTCCAGCCGTTCGACCTGAGCTCGTTCCCGGGTGACTGCCAAGGTCTAACCGTGGACATCGAGATGGAGCAGGACGTGGCTGAGTGCCAGCTGGTGCCGTTCAGCGACGGCACGCCGCTGGGAGACGTGCTCCGGAACAACTGCTTCCTGAAGGACTTCAAGCTCCTGAAGATGCCCGCGCGGAACGtgacacgcgcgcgggacatCTTCCTGGAGAAGCTGAAATCCCCGCGGAAGCACGAGCCCCTGGAGCCGACGGGGAGCAGCAAGCACCTCGGTTTCCTCCagaacgcggcggggatgggGAAGGGGTGGAATTgggacgactccgacgacgagggcgccggggaacATAGTGGGTCCGGGGAACAAAGAGGGGAACAAAGAGGGGAAGAGCAGACGTCTCATGTCGAGataccgccgccgtggatcgcgtcgctcaccaCGACGGACCCGGCCGAGTCGCGCTTCGGCGAGCGGTTCTCGCGCCTGCTCTTCCGCGTGCACATTCAGCGAAAGCACGGGTACTACCTTCAGAACGTGGTGCACGTGctcttcggcgtcgccaccctcgcgctgTCGTCGTGCACGTACCCGCCCACCGACATCGCGGGGCGACACGCCATCGACTTCACCGTCATcctcaccgcgacggcgttcaagcagagcgtcgcgtcgatggTGCCCAACATCAACTACTCCACGGCGCTGGACAGGTACGTGGTGGCGTGCTTCTACTTCTTGTTCCTCATGACGGGCTACCACGCCGTCCTGCCCACCCTGTTCGGCgtggggcgcgaggcgatgcAGGGGACGTTCGAGATCAGGATCaacgaggatgacgagaaCGAGGCGTTCGAGTACATCACGAAAAAGAAGCTGAACCTGATGCAGGATGTGGACTACTACATCAACATCGTGGGCTCGTGCGTGTGGTTCGTGTTCAACATCTGGTGGCACTGCGCGTTTCGATGGAAGCGATGGCACGGACGGTTGAGGTACCTGAAGGATGCGGATAACTTCGAGCGAGGGATCGGGTTCCTGATCAACCCGAAGGAGTTCGAGTCGTCCTAA
- a CDS encoding predicted protein — MAWPKRGFELTRKIIDADADVVCLQEVDHYHDTFRPALHAQGYDGVYREDEWSPCIKTTDGKLADGVAIFYKREKLELLGMHVPFTPRDVKVPPIEERRDAGKCLVARFRMRAPIEQRRGTGWRDYTCAKLDFIVATLHLASEKNEEGVKRREAQALCAMKEILTFKAMSGAGREDRLSPIVVAGDLNAQPHEPAVEVFKKLGLMSCYARHIRAEPLFTTWKIRTGPYKPGEAKMTIDYIFAQHSAFDVYDVLAMPRSDEIGPKGLPCRGHPSDHLMLKASLEFIAEP, encoded by the coding sequence ATGGCGTGGCCCAAGCGCGGATTCGAACTGACGCGCAAGAtcatcgacgcggacgcggacgtggtgTGCCTGCAGGAGGTGGACCACTACCACGACACCTTCAGGCCGGCTTTGCACGCGCAGGGGTACGACGGCGTCTACAGGGAGGACGAGTGGTCGCCGTGCATCAAGACCACGGACGGGAAGCtggcggacggcgtcgccatctTCTACAAGCGCGAGAAGCTGGAGCTGCTCGGGATGCACGTCCCGTTcacgccgcgcgacgtgAAGGTGCCCCCGATCGAGGAACGAAGGGACGCGGGGAAGTGCCTGGTAGCGAGATTTAGGATGCGCGCGCCCATCGAACAACGCAGAGGAACGGGGTGGAGGGACTACACGTGCGCAAAGCTCGACTTCATCGTAGCCACCTTGCACCTCGCGTCCGAGAAGAACGAGGAGGGGGTGAAACGGAgggaggcgcaggcgctgtGCGCCATGAAGGAGATCCTCACGTTCAAAGCCATGtcgggcgccgggcgcgaggacaGGCTCTcgcccatcgtcgtcgcgggcgacctCAACGCGCAGCCGCACGAGCCCGCCGTGGAGGTCTTCAAAAAGCTCGGCCTCATGAGCTGCTACGCCCGGCACATCCGCGCGGAGCCGCTGTTCACGACGTGGAAGATTCGAACGGGGCCGTACAAGCCAGGGGAGGCGAAGATGACCATAGACTACATATTCGCGCAGCACAGCGCGTTCGACGTGTACGACGTGCTGGCGATGCCGCGGAGCGACGAGATTGGGCCGAAGGGTCTGCCGTGCCGCGGGCACCCGAGCGACCACCTCATGCTCaaggcgtcgctcgagtTCATCGCGGAGCCGTAG
- a CDS encoding predicted protein, whose amino-acid sequence MGAPWLQEDEQLAHEHVEQPQDAHLAAQVQVPLAQPQLESQEQAMMGCRCC is encoded by the exons ATGGGCGCC CCGTGGCTGCAGGAggacgagcagctcgcgcacgAGCACGTGGAGCAGCCGCAAGACGCGCACTTGGCGGCGCAGGTGCAGGTGCCGCTCGCGCAGCCGCAGTTGGAATCGCAGGAGCAGGCCATGATGGGTTGTCGGTGTTGTTGA
- a CDS encoding predicted protein, with the protein MSVLVKRSAEHLDLDEDETIDATPVDANGNAQRARTGSRHHPSEYKPGAVMKVRLHNFMTYSDVEMEPGPRLNVILGPNGTGKSSFVCALAMGLAAPTKILGRADKVAEYVKRGEEKGWCEITLRGERPDKPLVVRREMSRSAGSGRYLINGYPVGVERVKAEIKKLGCQLDNLCQFLPQDRVVAFAQLKPTELLLETEKAIGDGHLFNEHEWLINEKKAIADLEREVAAKEARIEKLNKEVENMERDVARFNERNELLEKVEEYKLKRLWIDFEDKRKVWKDAQAELLKINEQIKQLHADASEHKVPMDKAAVAKEEAKKAHMVASRALVAALKEKKKRLQGVYNSETEHSVLNDKINSKEKEEREKGKRTRDRERAIADIEDQLAGLVEPPDISAERTKALREKKAHNDVVVSLETKHDILKDKSHRHGFQLKDLEAKLAGFQSERQQRLVALQRAGHNQIIEADRALQNMQNQFHKPVIGPILTLIKCDNINHRKYLEAQIGKRFLAAYITQDDRDRSKLQEWTKRWQTTAVNMPSARYEEPIIDQRLKSLGITHRLDQCFEADAVVKAALCDMNQLNITFVIDPKASQDVVDRAVTEVQDGKIFYTPSTRYTKIQSRYGRRETTTSSSPTRDSTLFSSGSSTEDEQNLKRDIQIVQEQKAACDRELNQLKAELADGRKKLEAFTSRINNMGSEMAKYLAEKNRFNTQLKAQQNALERLRQQDVGKEIETLKRDMAKILEKRSKETCAYADAVTACCEARAAETTALLHAKQCDALYKYLKELYDSETQQARDLVDTQNAQKEKTLALKRVCALAKREAEEKAPLDEERKKRFFEMPQEIEPYPNPEPRPEEGQEDEIMCPNDMVLQDFRDRQEERNRLRDDLTTKGGNLSERLEVIETKKQAWLAALRPLVDKINDNFKNNFASIGCAGEVKLHDAGDRFEEWELQIWVKFRAVTDMHILDAHRQSGGERSVSTMLYLISLQELTSAPFRVVDEINQGMDPINERKIFKRMTKAASSSEATQTFLLTPKLLNNLQYTEDCTVLCIFNGPWIAKMAKRWREMQRALQPGGPVTP; encoded by the exons ATGTCGGTACTCGTCAAGCGCagcgccgagcacctcgacctcgacgaggatgagaccatcgacgccaccccggtggacgcgaacggtaacgctcaacgcgcgcgcacggggTCTCGCCATCACCCCTCCGAGTACAAGCCCGGCGCCGTGATGAAGGTGCGGCTGCACAACTTCATGACCTACTCCGACGTGGAGATGGAACCCGGCCCGAGGCTTAACGTCATCCTCGGCCCGAACGGCACCGGTAAGTCGTCGTTCGTGTGCGCCTTGGCCATGggactcgccgcgcccaccaAGATCTTGGGCAGGGCGGACAAGGTGGCCGAGTACGTCAAGCGAGGCGAGGAGAAGGGCTGGTGCGAGATCACGCTCAGGGGCGAGCGCCCGGACAAGCCGCTCGTCGTCAGACGCGAGATGAGTCGCAGCGCAGGCAGCGGGCGGTACCTCATTAACGGAtaccccgtcggcgtcgagcgcgtcaagGCTGAGATCAAGAAGCTGGGGTGCCAGCTCGATAACCTCTGCCAGTTTTTGCCGCaagatcgcgtcgtcgcgtttgCGCAGCTCAAGCCCACGGAACTCCTCTTAGAGACCGAGAAGGCCATCGGGGACGGGCACCTCTTTAACGAGCACGAGTGGCTCATAAATGAGAAGAAAGCGATCGCCGATCTGGAGCGAGAG GTGGCAGCGAAGGAGGCTCGCATCGAGAAGCTGAACAAGGAGGTGGAGAACAtggagcgcgacgtcgcgcgatTCAACGAGCGGAACGAGCTCTTGGAGAAGGTCGAGGAGTACAAGCTGAAGCGGCTCTGGATCGACTTCGAGGACAAGAGGAAGGTGTGGAAAGACGCACAGGCCGAGCTCTTGAAGATCAACGAGCAGATCAAGCAGCTTCACGCGGATGCCAGCGAGCACAAGGTTCCCATGGACAAAGCCGCGGttgcgaaggaggaggcgaaaaAGGCGCACATGGTCGCGTCGAGAGCCTTGGtggccgcgctcaaggagaagaagaagaggctCCAGGGAGTTTACAACTCGGAGACCGAGCACAGCGTACTGAATGACAAGATCAACagcaaggagaaggaggagagggaAAAAGGGAAGAGGACTCGCGATAGGGAGAGGGCAATCGCGGATATCGAGGATCAACTCGCGGGTCTGGTCGAGCCCCCGGACATCTCGGCGGAGAGGACCAAGGCGCTCAGGGAAAAGAAAGCGCACAACGACGTTGTCGTGTCGCTCGAGACGAAGCACGACATCCTCAAGGACAAGTCACACAGGCACGGCTTCCAACTCAAGGACCTGGAAGCTAAACTCGCTGGCTTTCAGTCTGAGCGCCAGCAAAGGCTAGTGGCGCTGCAGCGCGCAGGCCACAACCAGATCATCGAAGCGGACAGAGCTTTGCAGAATATGCAGAATCAGTTCCACAAGCCCGTCATCGGCCCCATCCTGACCCTGATCAAGTGCGACAACATCAACCACCGCAAGTACCTTGAGGCCCAGATTGGCAAACGATTTCTCGCGGCGTACATCACCCAGGACGACCGGGACCGCTCGAAACTTCAGGAGTGGACCAAGAGATGGCAGACGACTGCCGTGAACATGCCCAGCGCCAGATACGAGGAGCCCATCATCGATCAGCGTCTCAAATCTCTCGGGATCACCCACAGACTCGACCAGTGCTTCGAGGCTGACGCAGTTGTCAAGGCTGCGCTCTGCGATATGAACCAACTGAACATAACCTTTGTCATCGACCCCAAGGCGTCGCAGGACGTGGTTGACAGGGCCGTGACCGAGGTTCAGGACGGGAAAATATTCTACACACCCTCCACCCGGTACACCAAGATCCAGTCGAGGTACGGTAGGCGCGAGACGACCACCTCATCCAGCCCGACCAGGGACAGCACCCTGTTCAGCAGCGGCAGCAGCACAGAAGACGAGCAGAACCTGAAGCGGGATATCCAGATCGTCCAGGAACAAAAGGCGGCGTGCGACCGGGAGCTCAACCAGCTCAAGGCGGAGTTGGCCGATGGAAGGAAAAAGCTGGAGGCGTTTACTTCCAGGATCAACAATATGGGAAGCGAAATGGCCAAGTACCTTGCCGAAAAAAATAGGTTCAACACTCAGCTCAAGGCCCAACAAAACGCGCTCGAGAGACTGCGACAGCAGGATGTCGGGAAGGAAATCGAGACTCTCAAGCGGGACATGGCCAAGATTCTCGAAAAGCGCTCGAAGGAGACGTGCGCctacgccgacgccgtcaccgcctgctgcgaggcgcgcgccgcggagacgacggcgctgcTTCACGCCAAGCAGTGCGACGCCCTGTACAAATACCTCAAGGAGCTGTACGACAGCGAGACCCAGCAAGCTCGGGACCTGGTGGACACGCAGAACGCGCAAAAGGAGAAGACGTTGGCACTCAAGAGGGTCTGCGCCTTGGCTAAGAGGGAagccgaggagaaggcgccgCTCGATGAGGAGCGCAAGAAGAGGTTTTTCGAGATGCCCCAGGAGATTGAGCCCTACCCTAACCCTGAACCGAGACCCGAGGAGGGCCAGGAGG ATGAGATAATGTGCCCCAACGACATGGTCCTGCAGGATTTCCGTGACAGGCAGGAGGAGCGCAACAGGCTTCGCGATGACTTGACAACAAAAGGCGGCAACCTGAGTGAAAGGCTCGAGGTGATCGAGACTAAGAAGCAGGCGTGGCTCGCCGCTCTCAGGCCGCTGGTCGATAAGATCAACGATAACTTCAAGAATAACTTCGCCTCCATCGGCTGCGCGGGCGAAGTTAAGCTCCATGACGCCGGGGATAGGTTCGAAGAGTGGGAGCTTCAGATTTGGGTCAAGTTTCGCGCGGTGACCGACATGCacatcctcgacgcgcacaGGCAGTCGGGCGGGGAGAGGTCCGTCAGCACCATGCTGTACCTCATCTCGCTCCAGGAGCTCACCAGCGCGCCGTTCAGGGTGGTGGACGAGATCAACCAGGGCATGGACCCGATCAACGAGCGCAAGATTTTCAAGCGGATGACCaaggcggcgagctcgagcgaggcgacgcagACTTTTTTGTTGACGCCCAAGCTGCTCAACAACCTGCAGTACACGGAGGACTGCACGGTGCTGTGCATCTTCAACGGGCCGTGGATCGCGAAGATGGCGAAGAGGTGGAGGGAGATgcagcgcgcgctgcagCCGGGCGGGCCCGTGACGCCGTGA
- a CDS encoding predicted protein: LLMAHEAERMVESLRTFTIDDVGSAPWMKQREALERLNVQAHHNAVNHTDEFVKEFLISHDKIHVLVHELLVVEAWKERVYPHFAKIDPDAMDAGLTNSQVYLAHYCEATLVNLLEIAFFHQDACEAAGDDALLELCDYCARRLVYLNDGGASEDAQLLSRAKREQKSAKDLLNARASDEFAEKEAEVRFGTATCALTVLRYLTDYINDVPLCVMARLLDTHDVQMLLVPLLEERPWVRRVPGKNGGPVVNEIFADGRWVEQPREDRLQLTKCDAQTWLALNNLTVDAKCRAKYRYDDHRKNTMNRLKRFFNDILLDQLPVLKDLQRVTDEILLQVAPPAHEVTQGRLILEQVPETRTRLLKRTEKEWIACARAQLSSHFA, translated from the coding sequence CTGCTCATGGCGCACGAGGCTGAGCGAATGGTCGAGTCGCTCCGAACCTTCacgatcgacgacgtgggATCCGCGCCGTGGATGAAGCAGCGCGAAGCGCTGGAAAGGCTCAACGTTCAGGCGCATCACAACGCGGTGAATCACACCGACGAGTTCGTCAAGGAGTTCCTAATCTCGCACGATAAAATCCACGTGCTGGtgcacgagctcctcgtcgtggAGGCGTGGAAGGAGCGCGTCTACCCGCACTTCGCCAAGATCGAtccggacgcgatggacgcggggcTGACCAACTCGCAGGTCTACCTCGCGCACTACtgcgaggcgacgctggTGAATCTGCTCGAGATTGCCTTCTTCCACCAGGACGCGTGCGAGGCtgccggagacgacgcctTACTCGAGCTCTGCGACTACTGCGCGCGCAGGCTCGTCTACCTCAacgacggcggggcgtcCGAGGATGCGCAGCTCCTGTCCCGCGCCAAACGCGAGCAAAAGTCCGCGAAGGACCTTctgaacgcgcgcgccagcgaTGAGTTCGCGGAGAAGGAAGCGGAGGTGAGGTTcggcacggcgacgtgcgcgctgACCGTGCTGAGGTACCTCACCGATTACATCAACGACGTGCCGCTGTGCGTCATGGCCAGGTTGCTGGACACCCACGACGTGCAGATGCTGCTGGTGCCCTTACTCGAGGAGCGCCCGTGGGTGCGCAGGGTCCCCGGCAAGAACGGCGGCCCCGTCGTGAACGAGATCTTCGCCGACGGGCGGTGGGTGGAGCAACCGCGGGAGGATCGGCTGCAGCTGACCAAGTGCGACGCGCAGACGTGGCTCGCGCTCAACAACCTCACCGTGGACGCCAAGTGCCGCGCCAAGTACCGGTACGACGACCACCGTAAGAACACGATGAACCGGCTCAAGCGGTTCTTCAACGATATCCTCCTCGACCAGCTCCCCGTCCTCAAAGATCTGCAGAGGGTCACGGACGAGATCTTGCTCCAGgtggcgccccccgcgcacgAGGTGACGCAGGGTCGACTCATCCTGGAGCAGGTCCCGGAGACTCGCACCCGGCTGCTCAAGCGCACCGAGAAGGAGTGgatcgcgtgcgcgagggcaCAGCTGTCGTCGCACTTCGCG
- a CDS encoding predicted protein: MASSLWSELRARDPNPTAMLRPESIKRWVALDATFRRASTEIDGKGKFDASTVRVHDDGSIAGACVGSKGTERYDVRVRVSVAHDDAANPPPQGASTFEGAWIEATCTCPAATKPPFVQHSAAAPKIQPPKGSCKHSCALLLWRARTLSAPRYPTAAVDGDVDDAPVVDDTTATQPADPGPSAPPPLPAVSPPPPAVPPRAQAGAKRRRLPRSLVQAAAAAGSAATDRATKTARKGAAKGTAGGEGGGGGGGGPGGGAARSDASKGASSTARVKREPGSVAAAGGGGAATAGAAGESEPTSNPRADRFAEAKALTDDSYWLAACDRAMAAEKAAPGAAPSAPAAPSAPAAPSAPAAPRPPRRKDLLDDLFDFAPVPSSSIGTTREGSSVEPAPAPDPVPAATTTTATATAMNGAIGGAIGSRQREGSEPVSGGSGGAGGPRKISLAELLGEYGMG; this comes from the exons atggcgtcgtcgctgtgGTCTGAGCTCCGCGCCAGGGACCCGAACCCGACCGCCATGCTGCGCCCGGAGTCGATCAAGAGG TgggtcgcgctcgacgccacgTTCAGGAGGGCATCCACCGAGATCGACGGCAAGGGCAAGTTCGACGCGAGCACCGTGCGCGtgcacgacgacggctccatcgcgggcgcgtgcgtcgggaGCAAGGGCACCGAGCGGTACGACGTGCGGGTCAGGGTGtccgtcgcgcacgacgacgcggccaacccgccgccgcagggcgcgtcgacgttcgaGGGCGCGTGGATCGAGGCGACGTGCACctgccccgccgcgaccaaGCCACCGTTCGTCCagcacagcgccgcggcgcccaagatCCAGCCCCCTAAGGGGAGCTGCAAGCACTCGTGCGCGCTGCTGCTGTGGCGCGCTCGCACcctcagcgcgccgcgctacccgaccgccgccgtcgacggcgacgtcgacgacgctccCGTGGTAGACGACACGACCGCGACGCAACCCGCGGATCCCggaccctcggcgccgccaccgctgccagctgtgtcaccgccgccgccagctgtgccgccgcgggcgcagGCGGGCGCGAAGCGGCGCCGCCTGCCGCGGTCCCTCgtgcaggcggcggccgcggcgggatccgccgcgacggatcgcgcgacgaagacggcgaggaagggcgcggcgaaggggacggcgggtggggaagggggaggcggcggcggcggcggcccggggggtggcgcggcgcgatcggatGCGTCGaagggggcgtcgtcgaccgcgagGGTGAAGCGCGAGCCCGGGTCGGTCgcagccgccggcggcggcggcgcggcgaccgcgggggcggcgggggaatcGGAGCCGACGtcgaacccccgcgccgaccgattcgccgaggcgaaggcgttGACCGACGATTCTTAttggctcgcggcgtgcgatcgggcgatggcggcggaaaaggcggcgccgggtgcagcgccgagcgccccggCAGCGCCGAGCGCCCCAGCAGCGCCGAGCGCCCCAGCAGCGCCGAGACCCCCGCGGAGGAAGGACCTGCTCGACGACCTGTTCGACTTTGCGCCCGTCCCATCCTCGTCGATTggaacgacgcgcgagggctcgagcgtcgagccggcgcccgcgcctgatccggttcccgcggcgacgacgacgacggcgacggcgacggcgatgaacgGCGCGATCGGGGGCGCGATCGGGTCGCGCCAGAGGGAGGGATCGGAGCCCGTCagcggcggatccggcgggGCTGGGGGTCCGCGGAAGATCagcctcgcggagctgctGGGCGAGTACGGCATGGGCTGA
- a CDS encoding hep hag like protein encodes MSAVHRALALVAVACASSLPATADHVVYAPPPPSPPLPAQRTFPLLDATPLGLGPSPCLGGVNGLQARLAAVEASQAEAAQVVSAQARFLGGSERGFLGGAFEGWGRRGAEEPGEESLDVVATGLRAAALGTSSAAEGNYSLAAGEATLSSGEASMALGKGVAATGDGAAALGVYTLSRGAGAFAAGGGGAALGDLSSALGAGTTASGEASSSFGVLTNARGVASTAMGDRTVATGEASTSLGAETESTGKASLAAGVSTRATGEGAVAGGVRTLALGRGASTLGVLTLANALGSSAIGLAAAAGGIGSAAIGAGAYAGPLSLGSVAVGLLTRAERHGSFAAGFRSRAVDVGAVAIGRETCAGTACGSIEPLLPRLLPGRLTAKTTTRDANAVGYNDYFDDASSVSIGSNTNASAPGAVALGHGAVATANGSFAFGAGATATGTNAVAMPGATAVEPGSLAVLGTVSAAGFNLTGVDGELNSVAALVARVEELSARVAALETGVAIP; translated from the coding sequence ATGTCCGCcgttcaccgcgcgctcgcgctcgtcgcggtcgcaTGCGCATCCTCGCTCCCGGCGACCGCCGACCACGTCGTCTAcgccccgcctccgccctccCCTCCCCTCCCCGCTCAGCGAACCTTcccgctcctcgacgcgacgcccctcGGCCTCGGGCCGTCCCCttgcctcggcggcgtgaacgGGCTGCAGGCGcgactcgccgcggtcgaggcgtcgcaggccgaggctgcgcaggTGGTCTCCGCGCAGGCCAGGTTCCTCGGCGGGTCCGAGCGCGGGTTCCTCgggggcgcgttcgagggaTGGGgcaggcgcggcgccgaggaaccCGGCGAGGAaagcctcgacgtcgtcgccaccggccttcgcgccgccgccctcggcacgtcctccgccgcggagggaaactactcgctcgcggcgggcgaggcgacgctATCGTCGGGTGAGGCGTCCATGGCGCTCGGcaagggcgtcgccgcgaccggcgacggagccgcggcgctcggggttTACACCCTATCTCGGGGAGCCggagccttcgccgccggcggcggcggagccgcgctcggcgacctATCGTcagcgctcggcgcggggacgaccgcgtccggcgaagcgtcctcgtcgttcgGGGTGCTGACCAACGCcaggggcgtcgcgtcgaccgccaTGGGCGACaggaccgtcgcgacgggcgaagCCTCCACGTCGTTGGGAGCCGAAACCGAATCCACCGGCAAGGCGAGTTTGGCCGCGGGCGtgtcgacgagggcgacgggcgagggtgccgtcgcgggcggcgtgcgGACGCTCGCCTtggggcgcggggcgtccACGCTCGGTGTGTTAACACTCGCCAACGCGCTGGGGTCGTCCGCGATCGGGTTGGCGGCTGCCGCCGGCGGAATCGGATCGGCGGCGATTGGCGCGGGTGCATACGCGGGCCCGCTCTCGctcgggtccgtcgccgtgggtTTGCTGACTCGGGCGGAGAGGCACGgatcgttcgccgcggggttccgATCGAGggccgtggacgtcggcgccgtcgccatcggaAGGGAAACGTGCGCGGGAACGGCGTGCGGGAGCATCGAGCCGCTGTTGCCGAGGCTGCTGCCGGGGAGGTTGACGGcgaaaacgacgacgcgagacgcTAACGCCGTTGGATATAACGATtacttcgacgacgcgtccagcgTCAGCATCGGATCGAACACCAACGCCTCGGCACCCGGTGCCGTCGCGTTgggccacggcgccgtcgcgaccgcgaacgggtcgttcgcgttcggcgcgggcgcgacggcgaccggaACGAACGCCGTGGCGAtgccgggggcgacggctgTCGAGCCGGGGTCCCTGGCGGTTCTCGGGACTGTCTCAGCCGCCGGGTTCAACCTCACCGGCGTGGACGGGGAGCTCAActcggtggcggcgctggtAGCCAGGGTGGAGGAGCTCAGCGCtcgggtcgcggcgctggagactGGTGTCGCGATTCCGTGA
- a CDS encoding predicted protein: MSTPTPEAESLKDRGNELFARGKYGAAIDAYTNALDLCPRWITPMKNRALCYRQRRDWANVRADCERALSIDRDDMKANYYLGLAMIGEGNHTDAARQLKKALESARTQGASIQTEIWRMYALAKYFEWAALASKRKARYDAIEAKLAAACGGAEGAAGAAGAGGLGPGDWDTVREMLDAVRREDDRSDEPPDCFCCKLTFEVFRDPVVAPSGHSYERVAVMEHLRKVGKFDPVTREPLVESDLRPNHSLRNAAHEWLNAHAWAFADIINPNQELAEFTGGS, translated from the exons ATGAGCACCCCGACCCCCGAGGCGGAGTCCCTCAAGGATAGGGGCAACGAGCTCTTCGCCAGGGGCAAGTACGGCGCCGCTATAGACGCGTACACCAACGCCCTCGACCTCTGCCCGAGATGGATCACGCCGATGAAAAACCGCGCCTTGTGCTACCGGCAGAGGCGAGACTGGGCCAACGTCAGGGCCGACTGCGAGCGAGCGCTGTCCATCGACAGGGACGACATGAAGGCCAACTACTACCTCGGTCTGGCGATGATCGGCGAGGGTAACCACACGGACGCGGCAAGGCAGCTGAAGAAGGCGCTCGAGTCGGCGAGGACCCAAGGGGCATCCATACAGACCGAGATATGGCGAATGTATGCCTTGGCCAAGTACTTCGAGTGGGCCGCGCTGGCTTCGAAGCGAAAGGCCAGgtacgacgccatcgaggccaagctcgcggcggcgtgcggc ggtgccgagggtgccgcgggagccgcgggagcgggaggacTGGGACCCGGGGATTGGGACACCGTGCGCGAGATGCTGGACGCGgtgcggcgcgaggacgaccggAGCGACGAGCCCCCGGACTGCTTCTGCTGCAAGCTGACGTTTGAGGTGTTTCGCGATCCGGTGGTGGCGCCCTCGGGGCACTCgtacgagcgcgtcgcggtgatgGAGCACCTGCGAAAGGTTGGAAAGTTCGACCCGGTGACGCGTGAACCCTTGGTGGAGTCCGATTTACGGCCGAATCACAGCCtgaggaacgcggcgcacgaATGGCTCAACGCCCACGCCTGGGCGTTTGCGGATATCATCAATCCCAACCAGGAGCTCGCAGAGTTCACGGGCGGGTCTTGa